One Pagrus major chromosome 15, Pma_NU_1.0 DNA window includes the following coding sequences:
- the prph2b gene encoding peripherin-2b: MPFMPVKFNLQKRVKLAQGLWMLYWFSVMVGILIFSLGIFFKIELRKRSEMMDNNEGHLVPNLLILVGLLACGVNAFGGKVCHDSLDPIKFTKWKPMLKTYLMLCCGFNVLLLLAAVLCFLMQFAVYLTLAEGLKNSIKFYKDTDTPGRCFMKRTLDMTQIEFRCCGNNNFRDWFEVQWISNRYLDMSNDAVKDRVLSNVEGKYLMDSVPFSCCNPGSPRPCIQHHLTNNSAHYDYDHRIEELNIWTRGCREALFAYFSSMMSSIGVLIICTIFLESVDMAGLKYLCTALETMEDPDNPECESEGWLLEKGVKETFGDLLAKMKTMGKANQVEEGAEEAAG, translated from the exons ATGCCGTTCATGCCGGTGAAGTTCAACCTGCAGAAGCGGGTGAAGCTGGCTCAGGGTCTCTGGATGCTCTACTGGTTCTCGGTCATGGTGGGGATCCTCATCTTCAGCCTTGGCATCTTCTTCAAGATCGAGCTGCGGAAGAGAAGCGAAATGATGGACAACAACGAGGGCCACTTAGTGCCCAACCTGCTGATCCTGGTGGGTTTGTTGGCCTGTGGGGTCAATGCCTTTGGAGGAAAGGTATGCCACGACTCTCTGGACCCGATCAAGTTCACCAAGTGGAAGCCGATGCTGAAGACGTACCTGATGCTGTGCTGCGGCTtcaacgtgctgctgctgctggcggCTGTGCTCTGCTTCCTCATGCAGTTCGCTGTGTACCTGACGCTGGCCGAGGGCCTGAAGAACAGCATCAAGTTCTACAAGGACACGGACACGCCGGGTCGCTGCTTCATGAAGAGGACGCTGGACATGACGCAGATCGAGTTCCGCTGCTGCGGCAACAACAACTTCAGGGACTGGTTCGAGGTTCAGTGGATCAGCAACCGCTACCTGGACATGAGCAACGACGCCGTCAAAGA TCGCGTCCTCAGTAACGTGGAGGGGAAGTACCTGATGGACAGCGTCCCCTTCAGCTGCTGTAACCCCGGCTCCCCTCGGCCCTGCATCCAGCACCACCTGACCAATAACTCCGCCCACTACGACTACGACCACCGCATCGAGGAGCTCAACATCTGGACCCGGGGCTGCCGCGAGGCACTCTTCGCCTACTTCAGCAGTATGATGAGCAGCATCGGCGTGCTCATTATCTGCACCATCTTCTTGGAG tcggTGGACATGGCGGGGTTGAAGTACCTCTGCACGGCTCTGGAGACGATGGAGGACCCGGACAACCCCGAGTGTGAGAGTGAAGGCTGGCTGCTGGAGAAAGGCGTGAAGGAGACGTTCGGCGACCTGCTCGCCAAGATGAAGACGATGGGGAAGGCCAATCAGGTGGAGGAGGGCGCAGAGGAGGCCGCCGGCTGA
- the LOC141009908 gene encoding uncharacterized protein, with amino-acid sequence MEDSETELAVSESDALGADFITVELDTQPIEYVVKWAEVGSKFTISCVKKDSDDPSDLTADQLKIETDEAFFAPYEEVYPCEVTEQSVEIKTDSDEDEEDTEEEQEVLVEAGSSQLDGEVDSDQADFEPDERQYRCTYCGKCYSHASSLYRHQQTHTGKSGGAAPPTKRALEPTHQEARYTCPHCGMSFKGSRMLGSHLRLHGKRRIHPCNICGKEFNHSSSLSRHRLIHKKGKGLPKDVTLSPNMAALRHSLKAGGKNKKTKRQQQQRQQQQQQQHVATAIIQSQGVGGGSDKFYACPQCDMSFRTSTQLSKHQVTHVKELLDNYTPGKENLGETSSDLKIRLKLCSRDKPNFYTLCKKNRRRRGGRPGKRSSAISEEEEEGGGGGGGAGRHGCSQCGKRFSHASSLARHQQTHRAMDGGGRAKLQQHQKQLHIKTGLPAAKTKTYTCAACNKTFMHSSSFSRHKKAHMEEEQRAQAAAAKRRKRVVLDETAPLESDSE; translated from the exons ATGGAGGACTCGGAGACGGAGCTGGCAGTGTCAGAGTCGGACGCCCTGGGAGCAGACTTCATCACGGTGGAGCTGGACACGCAGCCCATCGAGTACGTGGTGAAGTGGGCGGAGGTCGGCTCCAAGTTCACCATCTCCTGCGTGAAGAAGGATTCGGACGACCCATCGGACCTGACGGCCGACCAGCTGAAGATCGAGACGGACGAGGCCTTCTTCGCTCCCTATGAGGAGGTGTACCCCTGTGAGGTGACGGAGCAGAGTGTGGAGATAAAGACAGACTCtgacgaggatgaggaggacaccgaggaggagcaggaggtgctGGTGGAGGCGGGGAGCAGCCAGTTGGACGGAGAGGTCGACTCGGACCAAGCCGACTTTGAGCCCGACGAGCGTCAGTACCGCTGCACCTACTGCGGGAAGTGTTACAGCCACGCCTCCAGCCTGTACCGCCACCAGCAGACACACACGGGCAAGAGCGGCGGGGCGGCGCCGCCCACCAAACGGGCGCTGGAGCCGACCCATCAGGAGGCGCGCTACACCTGTCCTCACTGCGGGATGAGCTTCAAAGGCAGCAG GATGCTCGGCAGTCACCTGCGGCTGCACGGGAAGCGGCGGATCCACCCCTGCAACATCTGTGGGAAGGAGTTTAACCACAGCTCCAGCCTGTCGCGCCACCGCCTCATCCACAAGAAAGGAAAAGGCCTCCCCAAGGACGTCACCCTCAGTCCCAACATGGCCGCCCTGCGCCACTCGCTGAAGGCTGGCGGCAAGAACAAGAAGACcaagcggcagcagcagcagaggcagcagcagcagcagcagcagcacgtgGCAACCGCCATCATTCAGAGTCAGGGCGTCGGTGGTGGCAGCGATAAGTTCTACGCCTGCCCGCAGTGCGACATGAGCTTCAGGACATCCACGCAGCTGTCCAAACACCAGGTGACCCACGTTAAGGAGCTGCTGGACAACTACACGCCTGGCAAAGAGAACCTGGGCGAGACCTCGTCCGACCTCAAGATTCGCCTCAAGCTCTGCTCCCGTGACAAGCCCAACTTCTACACTCTCTGCAAGAAGAACCGCCGTCGTCGGGGGGGACGGCCCGGCAAACGGAGCTCCGCCATCtccgaggaagaggaggagggaggagggggagggggaggcgCAGGTCGTCACGGCTGCAGCCAATGCGGGAAGCGCTTCAGCCACGCCTCCAGCCTGGCGCGGCACCAGCAGACCCACAGGGCGATGGATGGTGGCGGGCGAGCcaagctgcagcagcaccagaaGCAGCTTCACATCAAGACTGGACTCCCCGCCGCCAAGACCAAGACCTACACCTGCGCCGCCTGCAACAAGACCTTCATGCACTCGTCCAGCTTCTCCCGCCACAAGAAGGCCCacatggaggaggagcagcgggCGCAGGCCGCCGCCGCCAAGCGCCGGAAGAGGGTCGTCTTAGACGAGACCGCTCCACTGGAGTCCGACTCGGAGTGA
- the ncoa4 gene encoding nuclear receptor coactivator 4 isoform X2, translating to MASETSASGSLKQCRLAQDQLEDAINSVTKAEQQLRENSREVRAELQSCVSRQQEALRCREVWLLGQIELLEQLKTETLQQQLHQLHWLRGQFDVIVHQMQNSNSSNDLSNQLTSCMEKLSSLSLTPEETPELRFHADTRSLRQAITSFGSVTAQLVEGISQSPAHQRGQVQSCPIAAKKQKMEAGALGDWLLGTAPVTSAPIGYQSSKKPEDWLVSQKESQTSCPVLTSVDFLQAWGQLRDLEAWLLQDHAPVSRERTTSSCSSSFSIEKIDESEFLVSPEEEEEEELSDWLITPPTAAMETMSDGERWRRVLKPFEDSWSCGEWLAGSSRPAADCSSCCQTTKAMEIENLGQLKCLKTPPPSSPASPTTAPPAVLEAWLQQVVPLQQTCKANEVCSTYSDCVCEENCGKEALSLWLLRQDGRDKNGVPVAKNAPPTAKNAPPAPNTPPNTKNAPPTLHHREQEQKVQAILEAWLHPTNTSSSSSSCRTPLQDLTSSLSGWVAPEEEKASREEHSSQFKPSSLFQLPLDPELWVLPGQTCPLAPGSGAQPRPAPEEDKWLLKKRSQAQERLVLPMVCDLFSCMKVGGDKDKWLHKAPEQM from the exons atgGCGTCCGAGACGTCAGCGAGCGGCAGTCTGAAGCAGTGCCGACTGGCTCAGGATCAGCTGGAGGACGCCATCAACAGCGTGACGaaggctgagcagcagctgagagagaacagcagagag GTGCGTGCGGAGCTGCAGAGCTGTGTGAGTCGTCAGCAGGAGGCGCTGCGCTGCAGAGAGGTTTGGCTGCTCGGTCAGATCGAGCTGCTGGAACAACTCAAGACTGagaccctgcagcagcagctgcaccaGCTGCACTGG ctgcgAGGTCAGTTTGATGTGATCGTCCATCAGATGCAGAACTCCAACAGTAGCAACGACCTGAGCAACCAGCTGACCAGCTGCATGGAGAa GTTGTCTTCTCTCAGTCTGActccagaggaaacacctgAGCTCCGTTTCCACGCCGACACTCGCTCTCTGAGGCAGGCCATCACCTCGTTTGGCAGCGTCACCGCTCAG CTTGTGGAGGGCATCTCTCAGAGCCCCGCCCACCAGAGGGGTCAGGTGCAGAGTTGTCCAATCGCTGCCAAGAAACAG AAGATGGAGGCCGGCGCTCTGGGCGACTGGCTGCTGGGAACTGCTCCAGTAACCAGCGCTCCTATTGGCTACCAGTCCAGCAAGAAGCCCGAGGATTGGCTGGTGTCCCAGAAGGAGAGTCAG aCTTCCTGTCCCGTCCTGACCTCGGTGGACTTCCTGCAGGCCTGGGGTCAGCTCAGGGACCTGGAGGCGTGGCTCCTCCAGGACCACGCCCCCGTCAGCAGAGAGCGGACCACCAGCAGCTGTagctcctccttctccatcgAGAAGATCGATGAATCAGAGTTTCTTGTCTctcctgaggaggaggaggaggaggagctgagcgACTGGCTCATCACCCCACCAACTGCTGCCATGGAGACCATGTCAGACGGCGAGCGGTGGCGGCGGGTGCTGAAGCCGTTCGAGGACAGCTGGTCATGTGGTGAATGGCTGGCGGGGTCGAGCCGACCTGCAGCCgactgctcctcctgctgccagaCCACCAAGGCCATGGAGATCGAGAACCTGGGCCAGCTCAAGTGCCTGAAGACCCCGCCCCCCTCCAGCCCCGCCTCACCGACCACCGCACCTCCAGCAGTTCTTGAGGCGTGGCTTCAGCAGGTGGTGCCGCTGCAGCAGACCTGCAAAGCCAATGAGGTTTGCTCCACCTACTCCGACTGCGTCTGTGAAGAGAACTGTGGGAAAGAAGCTCTGAGCCTCTGGCTGCTGCGACAGGACGGACGAGACAAGAACGGAGTCCCTGTGGCCAAGAACGCCCCGCCCACTGCCAAGAACGCCCCGCCTGCCCCCAACACCCCACCCAACACCAAGAATGCCCCGCCCACACTGCACCACAGGGAGCAGGAACAGAAG GTTCAGGCCATCCTGGAGGCCTGGCTCCACCCAaccaacacctcctcctcctcctcctcctgcaggactCCTCTGCAGGatctcacctcctccctctctggctgGGTGGCTcctgaggaggagaaggccaGCAGGGAGGAGCACAGCTCCCAGTTCAAGCCCTCCTCTCTGTTCCAGCTCCCTCTGGATCCAGAACTCTGGGTTCTTCCAGGACAGACGTGTCCTCTTGCTCCGGGTTCGGGAGCTCAGCCCCGCCCAGCCCCAGAGGAGGACAAATGGCTGCTAAAGAAGAGGAGTCAGGCTCAG GAGCGCTTGGTGCTGCCGATGGTCTGTGACCTGTTCTCCTGTATGAAAGTGGGcggagacaaagacaaatggCTGCACAAAGCCCCTGAACAG atgtga
- the ncoa4 gene encoding nuclear receptor coactivator 4 isoform X1 has product MTSKSRLHSKGTRMASETSASGSLKQCRLAQDQLEDAINSVTKAEQQLRENSREVRAELQSCVSRQQEALRCREVWLLGQIELLEQLKTETLQQQLHQLHWLRGQFDVIVHQMQNSNSSNDLSNQLTSCMEKLSSLSLTPEETPELRFHADTRSLRQAITSFGSVTAQLVEGISQSPAHQRGQVQSCPIAAKKQKMEAGALGDWLLGTAPVTSAPIGYQSSKKPEDWLVSQKESQTSCPVLTSVDFLQAWGQLRDLEAWLLQDHAPVSRERTTSSCSSSFSIEKIDESEFLVSPEEEEEEELSDWLITPPTAAMETMSDGERWRRVLKPFEDSWSCGEWLAGSSRPAADCSSCCQTTKAMEIENLGQLKCLKTPPPSSPASPTTAPPAVLEAWLQQVVPLQQTCKANEVCSTYSDCVCEENCGKEALSLWLLRQDGRDKNGVPVAKNAPPTAKNAPPAPNTPPNTKNAPPTLHHREQEQKVQAILEAWLHPTNTSSSSSSCRTPLQDLTSSLSGWVAPEEEKASREEHSSQFKPSSLFQLPLDPELWVLPGQTCPLAPGSGAQPRPAPEEDKWLLKKRSQAQERLVLPMVCDLFSCMKVGGDKDKWLHKAPEQM; this is encoded by the exons gatgGCGTCCGAGACGTCAGCGAGCGGCAGTCTGAAGCAGTGCCGACTGGCTCAGGATCAGCTGGAGGACGCCATCAACAGCGTGACGaaggctgagcagcagctgagagagaacagcagagag GTGCGTGCGGAGCTGCAGAGCTGTGTGAGTCGTCAGCAGGAGGCGCTGCGCTGCAGAGAGGTTTGGCTGCTCGGTCAGATCGAGCTGCTGGAACAACTCAAGACTGagaccctgcagcagcagctgcaccaGCTGCACTGG ctgcgAGGTCAGTTTGATGTGATCGTCCATCAGATGCAGAACTCCAACAGTAGCAACGACCTGAGCAACCAGCTGACCAGCTGCATGGAGAa GTTGTCTTCTCTCAGTCTGActccagaggaaacacctgAGCTCCGTTTCCACGCCGACACTCGCTCTCTGAGGCAGGCCATCACCTCGTTTGGCAGCGTCACCGCTCAG CTTGTGGAGGGCATCTCTCAGAGCCCCGCCCACCAGAGGGGTCAGGTGCAGAGTTGTCCAATCGCTGCCAAGAAACAG AAGATGGAGGCCGGCGCTCTGGGCGACTGGCTGCTGGGAACTGCTCCAGTAACCAGCGCTCCTATTGGCTACCAGTCCAGCAAGAAGCCCGAGGATTGGCTGGTGTCCCAGAAGGAGAGTCAG aCTTCCTGTCCCGTCCTGACCTCGGTGGACTTCCTGCAGGCCTGGGGTCAGCTCAGGGACCTGGAGGCGTGGCTCCTCCAGGACCACGCCCCCGTCAGCAGAGAGCGGACCACCAGCAGCTGTagctcctccttctccatcgAGAAGATCGATGAATCAGAGTTTCTTGTCTctcctgaggaggaggaggaggaggagctgagcgACTGGCTCATCACCCCACCAACTGCTGCCATGGAGACCATGTCAGACGGCGAGCGGTGGCGGCGGGTGCTGAAGCCGTTCGAGGACAGCTGGTCATGTGGTGAATGGCTGGCGGGGTCGAGCCGACCTGCAGCCgactgctcctcctgctgccagaCCACCAAGGCCATGGAGATCGAGAACCTGGGCCAGCTCAAGTGCCTGAAGACCCCGCCCCCCTCCAGCCCCGCCTCACCGACCACCGCACCTCCAGCAGTTCTTGAGGCGTGGCTTCAGCAGGTGGTGCCGCTGCAGCAGACCTGCAAAGCCAATGAGGTTTGCTCCACCTACTCCGACTGCGTCTGTGAAGAGAACTGTGGGAAAGAAGCTCTGAGCCTCTGGCTGCTGCGACAGGACGGACGAGACAAGAACGGAGTCCCTGTGGCCAAGAACGCCCCGCCCACTGCCAAGAACGCCCCGCCTGCCCCCAACACCCCACCCAACACCAAGAATGCCCCGCCCACACTGCACCACAGGGAGCAGGAACAGAAG GTTCAGGCCATCCTGGAGGCCTGGCTCCACCCAaccaacacctcctcctcctcctcctcctgcaggactCCTCTGCAGGatctcacctcctccctctctggctgGGTGGCTcctgaggaggagaaggccaGCAGGGAGGAGCACAGCTCCCAGTTCAAGCCCTCCTCTCTGTTCCAGCTCCCTCTGGATCCAGAACTCTGGGTTCTTCCAGGACAGACGTGTCCTCTTGCTCCGGGTTCGGGAGCTCAGCCCCGCCCAGCCCCAGAGGAGGACAAATGGCTGCTAAAGAAGAGGAGTCAGGCTCAG GAGCGCTTGGTGCTGCCGATGGTCTGTGACCTGTTCTCCTGTATGAAAGTGGGcggagacaaagacaaatggCTGCACAAAGCCCCTGAACAG atgtga